A stretch of the Thermoanaerobaculia bacterium genome encodes the following:
- a CDS encoding RidA family protein codes for MGRIEEKIAESGLILPPALVPPGGVALPFRFVHLQGTRAFISGHGPLAADGSVALPVGKVGRELTLEQGYAAARLTGLAILGSLQRALGDLDRIRAWGRIFGMVNSAPGFHRQPAVINGFSDLILDLFGPEVGAHARSAVGMAELPFDIPVEIEGEVEIDG; via the coding sequence ATGGGGCGAATCGAGGAGAAGATTGCGGAGTCGGGTCTCATCCTGCCACCGGCGCTGGTGCCGCCCGGGGGCGTCGCGCTGCCTTTCCGCTTCGTCCATCTGCAGGGTACCCGCGCGTTCATCTCTGGTCACGGGCCGCTCGCGGCGGACGGCAGCGTTGCCTTGCCGGTCGGCAAGGTCGGACGGGAGCTCACCCTCGAGCAGGGTTACGCCGCCGCCCGGCTGACGGGCCTCGCGATCCTCGGCAGCCTGCAGCGCGCCCTGGGCGACCTCGACCGCATCCGCGCCTGGGGGCGGATCTTCGGCATGGTGAACTCGGCGCCCGGTTTCCACCGCCAGCCGGCGGTCATCAACGGATTCTCCGATCTCATTCTCGACCTCTTCGGTCCGGAGGTCGGCGCCCACGCCCGGAGCGCGGTCGGCATGGCCGAGCTGCCGTTCGACATCCCGGTCGAGATCGAAGGCGAGGTCGAGATCGACGGCTGA
- a CDS encoding M13 family metallopeptidase, which produces MDLAGIDRSVAPGDDFFAHANGTWLKTTEIPADRAAWGSFAVLAEEANRRTQELIQEAAGAGASSADADARKVGDSYLAFMDEAAIEAKGRKPIEPELAAIAALADKAALARFLGAQLRADVDPLNMTNFHTDRLFGLWVSPDFDNPAKNAAYLLQGGLGMPDRDNYTATDATSAALQAKYRAHIARMLELAGLSRPGESAGRADRIYALEAKIATVHATRTESMEVQRANNRWPLAEFPTRAPGLSWPDFFDAAGLGAQGAKVSALMVWHPGAVTGIAALANSEPLAAWQDYLAFRAVDRAAPLLSKAFVEQKFAFYGTALSGATQLRDRWKRAVDATNGALGEAVGKLYAAKYFPPEAKAEAQKMVQNIVVAFGKRVDNLDWMSPATRAKAKAKLDTLYVGIGYPDRWRDYSGLVVRRDDAFGNAVRSELFDYTSALAELAQPVDKTQWRMMPQTVNAVNLPLQNAMNFPAAILQPPFFDARTDPAQNYGGIGVVIGHEISHSFDDQGAQFDAGGRLANWWTDEDLKHFQAAAERLTAQYDAYEPLPGSRVNGKLTLSENIADVAGIAAAYDGYRAVYGGKEGPSAQGLAGDQRFFLSFGQIWRSKVRPEALRSSLLTNGHAPGEYRADTVRNVDAWYKAFEVPKTARLYLAPEARVRVW; this is translated from the coding sequence ATCGATCTCGCCGGCATCGACCGCAGCGTCGCGCCGGGGGACGACTTCTTCGCCCACGCCAACGGTACCTGGCTCAAGACGACCGAGATCCCGGCCGACCGCGCCGCCTGGGGCTCGTTCGCGGTCCTCGCCGAGGAGGCCAATCGCCGCACCCAGGAGCTGATCCAGGAGGCCGCTGGCGCTGGCGCCAGTTCGGCTGACGCCGACGCCCGCAAAGTGGGCGACTCCTACCTGGCGTTCATGGACGAAGCCGCCATCGAGGCGAAGGGCAGGAAGCCGATCGAGCCCGAGCTCGCCGCCATCGCCGCGCTCGCCGACAAGGCGGCCCTCGCGCGCTTCCTCGGCGCCCAGTTGCGCGCCGATGTCGACCCGCTCAACATGACGAACTTCCACACCGACCGGCTGTTCGGGCTCTGGGTCTCGCCCGACTTCGACAATCCGGCGAAGAATGCCGCCTATCTCCTCCAGGGCGGCCTCGGAATGCCCGACCGCGACAACTACACCGCCACCGACGCGACGAGCGCCGCTCTCCAGGCCAAGTACCGCGCCCACATCGCCCGCATGCTCGAGCTCGCCGGACTCAGCCGGCCCGGGGAGAGCGCCGGGCGCGCCGACCGCATCTACGCCCTCGAGGCCAAGATCGCCACCGTGCACGCGACACGTACAGAGTCGATGGAGGTGCAGCGCGCCAACAACCGCTGGCCGCTCGCCGAGTTCCCCACCCGGGCGCCCGGCCTCTCGTGGCCGGACTTCTTCGACGCCGCCGGGCTCGGCGCCCAGGGGGCGAAGGTGAGCGCGTTGATGGTCTGGCACCCGGGCGCGGTCACCGGCATCGCCGCCCTGGCCAACTCCGAGCCGCTCGCAGCCTGGCAGGACTACCTCGCCTTCCGCGCCGTGGACCGTGCCGCGCCGCTGCTCTCGAAAGCGTTCGTCGAGCAGAAGTTTGCCTTCTACGGCACCGCGCTCTCCGGCGCCACCCAGCTGCGCGACCGCTGGAAGCGCGCCGTCGATGCGACCAACGGCGCCCTGGGCGAGGCGGTAGGAAAGCTCTACGCTGCGAAGTACTTCCCGCCCGAGGCCAAGGCGGAGGCGCAGAAGATGGTCCAGAACATCGTCGTCGCCTTCGGCAAGCGGGTGGACAATCTGGACTGGATGTCGCCGGCGACGCGCGCCAAGGCCAAAGCCAAGCTCGACACGCTCTACGTCGGAATCGGCTACCCCGACCGCTGGCGTGACTACAGCGGCCTCGTCGTGAGGCGCGACGACGCCTTCGGCAACGCCGTGCGCTCGGAGCTCTTCGATTACACCTCGGCCCTCGCCGAGCTCGCGCAGCCGGTGGACAAGACCCAGTGGCGGATGATGCCGCAGACGGTCAACGCGGTGAATCTGCCGCTGCAGAATGCGATGAACTTCCCCGCGGCGATCCTGCAGCCGCCGTTCTTCGATGCCAGAACGGACCCGGCGCAGAACTACGGCGGCATCGGCGTCGTCATCGGCCACGAGATCAGCCACAGCTTCGACGATCAGGGCGCCCAGTTCGACGCCGGCGGCCGCCTCGCCAACTGGTGGACCGACGAGGACTTGAAGCACTTCCAGGCTGCGGCCGAGCGTCTGACGGCCCAGTACGACGCCTATGAGCCGCTCCCGGGAAGCCGAGTCAACGGCAAGCTCACCCTGTCGGAGAACATCGCTGACGTCGCCGGAATCGCCGCCGCCTACGATGGCTATCGCGCCGTCTACGGCGGCAAGGAGGGACCGTCGGCGCAGGGCCTCGCCGGCGACCAGCGCTTCTTCCTCTCGTTCGGCCAGATCTGGCGTTCCAAGGTGCGGCCGGAGGCGTTGCGCAGCTCGCTGCTGACCAACGGCCATGCGCCCGGCGAGTACCGCGCCGACACGGTGCGCAACGTCGACGCCTGGTACAAGGCGTTCGAGGTGCCGAAGACGGCACGCCTCTACCTCGCCCCGGAGGCCCGCGTCCGCGTCTGGTAG
- a CDS encoding methylated-DNA--[protein]-cysteine S-methyltransferase codes for MTVTENTYRSSMPSPIGPLLLCGNGTAITAIFMATRKHPEGIPTGTRPDDGPFREARRQLEAYFAGELREFHLELAPEGTLFRQKVWRALLDIPYGATESYGALAQRIGLPQAARAVGLANGRNPISIVVPCHRVIGKTGALIGYGGGLERKKWLLAHEERHAVGAQHRLPGL; via the coding sequence ATGACTGTCACGGAGAATACGTATCGCTCCTCGATGCCGAGCCCGATCGGGCCGCTGTTGCTGTGCGGCAACGGCACGGCGATCACGGCCATCTTCATGGCGACCAGGAAACACCCGGAGGGGATTCCCACCGGCACCCGTCCGGACGACGGCCCGTTCCGCGAGGCGCGGCGGCAGCTCGAGGCCTACTTCGCCGGCGAGCTGCGGGAGTTCCACCTCGAGCTCGCCCCCGAAGGCACGCTCTTCCGGCAGAAGGTCTGGCGGGCGCTGCTCGACATTCCGTATGGCGCTACCGAGAGCTACGGCGCGCTCGCCCAGCGCATCGGCCTGCCGCAGGCGGCACGCGCCGTCGGCCTCGCCAACGGCCGCAATCCGATCAGCATCGTCGTCCCCTGCCACCGGGTCATCGGCAAGACCGGCGCCCTGATCGGCTACGGCGGCGGCCTCGAACGCAAGAAGTGGCTGCTCGCCCACGAAGAGCGTCACGCCGTCGGGGCCCAGCACCGCCTGCCGGGGCTCTGA